Proteins from a single region of Thunnus albacares chromosome 14, fThuAlb1.1, whole genome shotgun sequence:
- the rgs17 gene encoding regulator of G-protein signaling 17 isoform X2, whose amino-acid sequence MERSERQTCTKMDSIEAAEEQHPSLDEVLSWSRSFEMMLRSLEGREIFREFLRSEYSEDNLLFWLACEELKKETNPSVVDEKARIIYEDYVSILSPKEVSLDSRVREGINQSLAEPSSLMYEEAQLQIYTLMHRDSFPRFLNSTVYRDLLANRRRTCLDT is encoded by the exons ATGGAGAGGAGTGAACGACAGACCTGCACCAAGATGGACAGTATTGAAGCTGCAGAAGAACA ACACCCCAGCCTAGATGAGGTGCTGTCGTGGTCTCGGAGCTTTGAGATGATGCTGCGCTCGTTGGAGGGCCGGGAGATCTTCCGTGAGTTCCTGCGCTCAGAGTACAGCGAGGACAACCTGCTTTTCTGGTTGGCCTGTGAAGAGCTGAAAAAAGAGACCAATCCCTCAGTGGTGGATGAGAAGGCCAGGATCATATACGAAGACTACGTGTCCATATTATCACCCAAAGAG GTGAGTCTGGACTCGCGGGTCAGAGAAGGAATCAACCAGAGCCTGGCGGAGCCCAGCAGCCTGATGTACGAAGAGGCCCAGCTCCAGATCTACACCCTGATGCACCGTGACTCCTTCCCCCGTTTCCTCAACTCCACCGTTTACAGAGACCTCCTGGCCAACAGGAGACGCACCTGCCTCGACACCTAG